A window of Nocardia arthritidis genomic DNA:
GCCGGTTGTTGGGGCGGCAGATCAGGTCGCCGCGCGAGATATCGATTTCGTCGGCCAGCTGGATGGTGACCGCCTGCGGCGGAAAGGCTTCCGCGACCGGAACCCCGCCGGGGCCCCAGATGGCGGCGACGCTGGTGGTGAATCCGGAAGGCAGCACCGCGACCTCGTCACCCGGCTTGAACACCCCGCCCGCGACCGTACCCGCGTAACCGCGGAAATCATTGGCGTGCCTGCGGATTACGTACTGCACCGGGAAACGCGCGTCGATCAGATTGCGGTCGGAGGCGATGTGCACCTCTTCCAGGTGATGCAGCAGCGGCGTGCCCTCGTACCAGGGCATGCTGGCGCCGCGGTGCACGATATTGTCCCCGTGCAGGGCCGACATCGGCACGAAGGTGAGGTCGGCGACATCGAGTTTGGTGGCGAATCCGGCGAATTCCTCCCGGATTTCGAGGAACCGCTGCCGCGACCAGCCCACCAGATCCATCTTGTTGACGCACAGCACCAGGTGTGGAATGCCGAGCAGCCCGGCCAGGAAGGCATGGCGCCGAGTCTGTTCCACCACGCCCTTGCGCGCGTCCACCAGGATCAGCGCCAGATCGGCGGTGGACGCGCCGGTGACCATATTGCGGGTGTACTGGATGTGCCCCGGGGTGTCGGCGATGATGAATTTCCTTCGCGGCGTTGCGAAGTAGCGATGCGCGACATCGATGGTGATGCCCTGTTCGCGCTCGGCGCGCAGCCCGTCGGTGAGCAGGGCCAGATTCGGGTAGTCGTCGCCGCGGTCGCGGCTGGTCCGTTCCACGGCGGCGAGCTGGTCGGTGAAGATCGTCTTGGAATCGAAGAGCAGCCTGCCGATGAGGGTGGATTTGCCGTCGTCGACGCTGCCCGCGGTGGCCAGGCGCAGCAGGGTGGTCGTCATCAGAAGTAGCCCTCTCGCTTGCGATCCTCCATGCCCGCCTCGGAGATTCGGTCGTCGGCCCTGGTCGCGCCGCGCTCGGTGACGCGGGCCGCGGCGACCTCGGCGACCACCTCGGCGGGGTGGTCGCGGTGGACTGCACGCAGCCGGTGCATGTCGCGTCGCCGACGGTGCGGAAGCGAACGGTGGCCTCGTAGGGCTGTTCACCGTCGAGAAGTTGGAGAAATCTGGTGTGCGCCAACAACATTCCATCTCGTTGCACGACGGGGCGGCGGTGCGCGTAGTACAGTGACGGCATTTCGATGTCCTCGGCGGCGATATAGCTCCAGATATCGAGCTCGGTCCAATTGGAGAGCGGGAAGACCCGGATGTGTTCGCCGGGGCGGTGGCGCCCGTTGTACAGGTTCCACAGTTCGGGGCGCTGGCTGCGCGGTTCCCACTGGCCGTATTCGTCGCGGAAGCTGAATACCCGCTCCTTGGCGCGGGCCTTCTCCTCGTCGCGGCGCGCGCCGCCGA
This region includes:
- the cysC gene encoding adenylyl-sulfate kinase, whose amino-acid sequence is MTTTLLRLATAGSVDDGKSTLIGRLLFDSKTIFTDQLAAVERTSRDRGDDYPNLALLTDGLRAEREQGITIDVAHRYFATPRRKFIIADTPGHIQYTRNMVTGASTADLALILVDARKGVVEQTRRHAFLAGLLGIPHLVLCVNKMDLVGWSRQRFLEIREEFAGFATKLDVADLTFVPMSALHGDNIVHRGASMPWYEGTPLLHHLEEVHIASDRNLIDARFPVQYVIRRHANDFRGYAGTVAGGVFKPGDEVAVLPSGFTTSVAAIWGPGGVPVAEAFPPQAVTIQLADEIDISRGDLICRPNNRPHVGRDLDAMVCWFADDSALSPGATYTLRHTTRTATAEVRSLDYRLDVNTLHRDEHAESLSLNEIGRVQLRTRQPLLFDPYRRNRATGSFILVDDTTNNTVAAGMITGPTLPSSRVVWHSTAVGREERATRGLTVWLTGLSGSGKSTVAVELERRLVAVGRPAFLLDGDNLRHGLNADLGFSAADRVENVRRVGEVARLFAEAGVVAVVSLISPYRRDRDKVRVAHRTAGLPFVEVFVDTPLEICESRDPKGMYAKARAGEIRGFTGIDDPYEAPEHPEIVLRPDDGDPAAMAAAILGLIGELA